TGAAATCATCTCGTTTTATATAGAAGGTCAATTCTAATAATTCTGATAAATTTTGAAGCATTTGAATCGGAGTTGGTAAATTTGCAACACGCAATCTCTTTTCTAGCATCATGATCGCTCCTCTTTAACTTTTTTATCATTCTTATTTACCCTTTAATAATTGTAATTATCTTAAATAATACAAAATATACTATTCTAATCTGATGGCTCAGTATTCAAATCAAGCCGAAATAACTTAATAAAAAAAGATGCCTTTCGGCATCTTTTATAGTCGTCTACTCAGCTTGTTTTGCTGCTTTACGAGAATCTCTCAATAACGTAAATGCTGTGTATGTTACAACAACTATTACTAAATAAGTCAATATCTTGATTGGTAATGATTTAACGATGTAAGCTGCAATGAATACACCAACTAGACCACCAATAGTAATTGCCATAGATGCTTTTTTGTTGTAAGCTCCTTCTTTGATAAAACGAACGCTTGCAGGTGGCATTAAGAATGCGCAAGATCCCATCATGATTGGGAACGCTACTTTTGGTGACAATCCCATCATGTAAATCATCGCCATACAAGGGGCATATAATCCAATACCCGCTGTCATAAGTGCACCTAATATAAAGTTAATTACAACTGCAATCACTAATTT
This Tissierellales bacterium DNA region includes the following protein-coding sequences:
- a CDS encoding sulfite exporter TauE/SafE family protein — encoded protein: GIGSFAPTTMLLRSFKQIHDRVLPGTLNVSCTIPVVAEAFIFISVIEVEPITLVSLLASAAVGAVLGAGIVSKWDEKKVQLVMGIALLATAFLMLSGQLGWTASLGTGTAIGLTGIKLVIAVVINFILGALMTAGIGLYAPCMAMIYMMGLSPKVAFPIMMGSCAFLMPPASVRFIKEGAYNKKASMAITIGGLVGVFIAAYIVKSLPIKILTYLVIVVVTYTAFTLLRDSRKAAKQAE